A stretch of Streptomyces vietnamensis DNA encodes these proteins:
- a CDS encoding APC family permease, giving the protein MTTTDEPAESARPTATDTAAPPDDGTKRQFISWLTLAFMTTASVASLRPSPSMAIYGLAAIFLYLLPALVFLLPTALVGAELASGWSGGLYRWVSEALGKPLGFLAVWCQFAMTIAYYPSLLAYVASTFAYVIDPSLAENGLYVAVVIIVIYWSGVWISSRGTKTIAGLSSFGLIVGTLIPGVLLVALGIVFLAQGNPSAQPMSADHWLPPWTGLASLVLIVNNFLSYAGMEMNGVHVSSLREPKREYPKSMFLATGLVLLIFILPALAIAWVMPSEQLSLTAGLMQAFQAFFDHFSIGWMTKVVGIMLVCAALGGMLTWLAGPAKGLVLLSRQEGYLPPSLQKFNKDGAPQNIMIAQGVITTLIGILYAFSDDVSSAYWMFSVITVQIYLIAYLLMFAAVVKLRRTQPDVDRGFRVPAVEWVAGIGFVASVAALVIGFVPPDQFGNQPLWRYLLIVGGGLLLLGIVIPAALLKYRKPGWVHPDHREPTAAP; this is encoded by the coding sequence ATGACGACCACTGACGAACCGGCAGAGTCGGCACGGCCCACCGCGACCGACACCGCGGCCCCACCGGACGACGGCACCAAGAGGCAGTTCATCAGCTGGCTGACGCTCGCCTTCATGACGACCGCGTCCGTCGCCAGCCTGCGGCCCTCGCCGTCCATGGCCATCTACGGACTCGCCGCGATCTTCCTCTACCTGCTCCCCGCCCTCGTCTTCCTGCTCCCCACCGCCCTCGTCGGCGCCGAGCTCGCCTCCGGCTGGTCCGGCGGCCTCTACCGCTGGGTCAGCGAAGCCCTCGGCAAGCCCCTCGGCTTCCTCGCCGTCTGGTGCCAGTTCGCCATGACCATCGCGTACTACCCGAGCCTGCTCGCGTACGTCGCCTCGACCTTCGCGTACGTCATCGACCCCTCCCTCGCGGAGAACGGGCTCTACGTCGCCGTCGTCATCATCGTCATCTACTGGTCCGGGGTCTGGATCTCCTCGCGCGGTACGAAGACGATCGCCGGCCTGTCCTCCTTCGGCCTGATCGTCGGCACCCTCATCCCCGGCGTGCTGCTCGTCGCCCTCGGCATCGTCTTCCTCGCCCAGGGCAACCCCTCCGCCCAGCCCATGAGCGCCGACCACTGGCTCCCGCCGTGGACCGGACTCGCCAGCCTGGTCCTCATCGTCAACAACTTCCTGTCCTACGCGGGCATGGAGATGAACGGCGTCCACGTCTCCTCGCTGCGCGAGCCCAAGCGCGAGTACCCGAAGTCGATGTTCCTGGCGACCGGCCTCGTCCTGCTGATCTTCATCCTTCCGGCCCTGGCCATCGCCTGGGTGATGCCCTCCGAGCAGCTCAGCCTGACCGCCGGTCTGATGCAGGCCTTCCAGGCCTTCTTCGACCACTTCTCCATCGGCTGGATGACCAAGGTCGTCGGCATCATGCTGGTCTGCGCCGCCCTCGGCGGCATGCTCACCTGGCTCGCCGGACCCGCCAAGGGCCTCGTCCTGCTCTCCCGGCAGGAGGGCTACCTGCCGCCCTCGCTGCAGAAGTTCAACAAGGACGGCGCCCCGCAGAACATCATGATCGCGCAGGGCGTCATCACCACCCTGATCGGCATCCTCTACGCCTTCAGCGACGACGTCTCCAGCGCCTACTGGATGTTCTCCGTCATCACCGTGCAGATCTATCTGATCGCCTACCTGCTGATGTTCGCGGCCGTCGTCAAGCTCCGCAGGACCCAGCCGGACGTCGACCGGGGCTTCCGCGTCCCCGCCGTCGAATGGGTCGCCGGCATCGGCTTCGTCGCCTCCGTCGCCGCGCTCGTCATCGGCTTCGTCCCGCCCGACCAGTTCGGGAACCAGCCGCTCTGGCGCTACCTGCTGATCGTCGGCGGCGGCCTGCTGCTCCTCGGCATCGTGATCCCGGCCGCGCTCCTCAAGTACCGCAAGCCCGGCTGGGTCCACCCCGACCACCGGGAACCGACGGCAGCGCCCTGA
- a CDS encoding NAD+ synthase yields the protein MPQLRLALNQIDSTVGDIAGNAEAIVHWTRHAAGQGAHLVAFPEMALTGYPVEDLALRSSFVEASRTALRGLARRLADEGFGELPVVVGYLDRSERAEPRLGRPAGSPENAAAVLYGGEVALRFAKHHLPNYGVFDEYRYFVQGDTLPVVRVHGVDVALAICEDLWQEGGRVPAARSAKAGLLLSVNASPYERNKDDTRLELVRKRAQEAGCVTAYLAMTGGQDELVFDGDSIVVDAAGEVIARAPQFVEGSVILDLDLPAAEPDAPEGVVDDGLRIDRVVLSEEPLPAYEPELTGGYAHRLDDDEEVYSALVIGLRAYVAKNGFRSVLIGLSGGIDSALVAAIACDALGADQVYGVSMPSKYSSDHSRGDAEELARRTGLHFRTVSIEPMFDAYMGALGLTGLAEENLQSRLRGTMLMALSNQEGHIVLAPGNKSELAVGYSTLYGDSVGAFGPIKDVYKSDVFRLARWRNRAAEERGQTPPIPEASIVKPPSAELRPGQVDTDSLPDYDLLDAVLSLYVDQDRGRDAIVAAGFDEELVTQTLRMVDMAEYKRRQYPPGTKISAKGFGKDRRLPITNGWRETV from the coding sequence GTGCCTCAACTACGCCTCGCACTGAATCAGATCGACTCGACCGTCGGAGACATCGCCGGGAACGCCGAGGCGATCGTGCACTGGACCCGGCACGCCGCCGGGCAGGGCGCGCATCTCGTCGCGTTCCCCGAGATGGCGCTGACCGGATATCCCGTCGAGGACCTCGCGCTGCGCTCCTCCTTCGTCGAGGCGTCCCGGACCGCCCTGCGCGGTCTGGCCCGGCGTCTCGCGGACGAGGGGTTCGGGGAGCTGCCGGTCGTCGTCGGCTACCTCGACCGCTCGGAGCGGGCCGAGCCGCGGCTCGGCCGGCCCGCCGGGTCGCCGGAGAACGCCGCCGCCGTGCTGTACGGCGGCGAGGTGGCGCTGCGCTTCGCCAAGCACCACCTGCCGAACTACGGCGTCTTCGACGAGTACCGCTACTTCGTGCAGGGCGACACCCTGCCGGTCGTCCGCGTCCACGGCGTCGACGTGGCCCTGGCGATCTGCGAGGACCTCTGGCAGGAGGGCGGCAGGGTGCCGGCGGCGCGCAGCGCCAAGGCCGGTCTGCTGCTCTCGGTCAACGCCTCGCCGTACGAGCGGAACAAGGACGACACCCGGCTCGAACTGGTCCGCAAGCGGGCCCAGGAGGCCGGGTGCGTCACCGCGTACCTGGCGATGACGGGCGGTCAGGACGAGCTGGTCTTCGACGGCGACTCGATCGTCGTGGACGCCGCCGGCGAAGTGATCGCGCGCGCCCCGCAGTTCGTGGAGGGCAGCGTGATCCTCGACCTGGACCTTCCGGCGGCCGAACCGGACGCGCCCGAGGGCGTGGTCGACGACGGGCTGCGGATCGACCGGGTGGTGCTCTCCGAGGAGCCGCTGCCCGCGTACGAGCCGGAGCTGACGGGCGGTTACGCGCACCGGCTCGACGACGACGAGGAGGTGTACTCGGCGCTGGTGATCGGGCTGCGGGCGTACGTCGCGAAGAACGGTTTCCGCTCGGTCCTGATCGGCCTGTCCGGCGGCATCGACTCGGCGCTCGTCGCGGCGATCGCCTGCGACGCGCTCGGCGCGGACCAGGTGTACGGGGTGTCGATGCCCTCGAAGTACTCCTCCGACCACTCGCGCGGCGACGCCGAGGAGCTGGCCCGCCGCACCGGGCTGCACTTCCGCACCGTGTCGATCGAGCCGATGTTCGACGCGTACATGGGTGCGCTCGGGCTCACCGGTCTCGCCGAGGAGAACCTCCAGTCGCGGCTGCGCGGCACGATGCTGATGGCGCTCTCCAACCAGGAGGGCCACATCGTCCTCGCGCCCGGCAACAAGTCGGAGCTGGCGGTGGGCTATTCGACGCTGTACGGCGACTCCGTCGGCGCGTTCGGGCCCATCAAGGACGTCTACAAGTCGGACGTCTTCCGGCTCGCCCGCTGGCGGAACCGGGCGGCCGAGGAGCGCGGCCAGACCCCGCCGATCCCGGAGGCCTCGATCGTCAAGCCGCCCAGCGCCGAGCTGCGCCCGGGCCAGGTCGACACGGACTCGCTGCCGGACTACGACCTCCTGGACGCGGTCCTCTCGCTGTACGTGGACCAGGACCGGGGCCGGGACGCCATCGTGGCGGCCGGGTTCGACGAGGAGCTGGTGACGCAGACGCTGCGGATGGTGGACATGGCGGAGTACAAGCGGCGCCAGTACCCGCCGGGCACCAAGATCTCGGCGAAGGGCTTCGGCAAGGACCGGCGCCTGCCGATCACGAACGGCTGGCGGGAGACGGTCTGA
- a CDS encoding endonuclease/exonuclease/phosphatase family protein, whose protein sequence is MARVDMTETDHGGAGSERPRSRFRAALGRLRRDPGIWRRGILLAVIAVAVTLLMVFHSDIPNRIGNLGSLTETFLPWFGLFVPLLLVLALVRRSATALIALLLPAVVWLNLFGGLVADKSAPGGDLTVATHNVNADNADPEGTARALAASGADVLALEELKGDMVPVYEKGLAATYPYHSVQGTVGLWSRLPLRAAQPVDIHMGWTRAMRASVVTPKGEVAVYVAHLPSVRVKMNAGFTANQRDTSANALGEAISKDRHERIVLLGDLNGTMNDRALNAVTSQLRSTQGAAGDGFGFSWPASFPMARIDQIMVKGVEPVSSWALPETASDHLPLAARVKL, encoded by the coding sequence ATGGCGCGGGTGGACATGACGGAGACCGATCACGGCGGCGCGGGGAGCGAGCGTCCCCGGTCCCGGTTCCGGGCCGCGCTCGGCCGGCTCCGCCGCGATCCGGGGATCTGGCGCCGGGGCATCCTGCTCGCCGTGATCGCCGTGGCGGTCACGCTGCTCATGGTGTTCCACTCGGACATCCCGAACCGGATCGGCAACCTGGGCAGCCTCACCGAGACCTTCCTGCCCTGGTTCGGCCTCTTCGTGCCGCTCCTCCTCGTGCTCGCGCTCGTGCGCCGCTCGGCCACCGCGCTGATCGCCCTGCTGCTGCCGGCCGTGGTGTGGCTGAACCTCTTCGGCGGTCTCGTCGCCGACAAGTCGGCCCCGGGCGGCGACCTGACCGTCGCCACCCACAACGTGAACGCCGACAACGCCGACCCCGAGGGCACGGCCCGCGCCCTCGCCGCCTCCGGCGCCGACGTGCTCGCCCTGGAGGAGCTGAAGGGCGACATGGTGCCGGTCTACGAGAAGGGCCTCGCCGCCACCTACCCGTACCACTCCGTCCAGGGCACGGTCGGGCTCTGGAGCAGGCTTCCGCTGCGCGCCGCGCAGCCCGTCGACATCCACATGGGCTGGACCCGCGCCATGCGCGCCTCGGTGGTCACCCCGAAGGGCGAAGTGGCCGTGTACGTGGCCCACCTGCCCTCCGTACGGGTCAAGATGAACGCCGGCTTCACCGCCAACCAGCGCGACACCAGCGCCAACGCGCTCGGCGAGGCCATCTCCAAGGACCGGCACGAGCGGATCGTCCTCCTCGGCGACCTCAACGGCACCATGAACGACCGCGCCCTCAACGCCGTCACCTCGCAGCTGCGCTCCACCCAGGGCGCGGCGGGCGACGGCTTCGGCTTCAGCTGGCCGGCCTCGTTCCCGATGGCCCGCATCGACCAGATCATGGTCAAGGGCGTGGAGCCGGTGTCCTCCTGGGCGCTGCCGGAGACGGCGAGCGACCATCTGCCGCTCGCCGCCCGGGTGAAGCTCTGA
- a CDS encoding TetR/AcrR family transcriptional regulator: MPAPEAVRRGRPRSEAVEQAIFDAVVGLLEDGVPLTELSIERIARTAGVGKATIYRRWPGKEELFVELVRSVEPRDPVLTGTSVRDDLVMLLEMLRQRGLAKRSSALLHNVFSQMQAYPKLWEAYQNTVIEPRRRLGLDTVRRGMELGEIRDDLDVEFVNDLFTGPLLLRTVIRPGADLEPGLAEQVVDAVMEGLRPRP, from the coding sequence GTGCCCGCGCCGGAGGCGGTCCGGCGGGGGCGTCCGCGGTCCGAGGCCGTCGAGCAGGCCATCTTCGACGCCGTCGTCGGCCTCCTGGAGGACGGCGTCCCGCTCACCGAGCTGTCCATCGAGCGGATCGCCCGTACCGCCGGCGTCGGCAAGGCCACCATCTACCGCCGCTGGCCCGGCAAGGAGGAGCTCTTCGTCGAGCTGGTCCGCTCCGTGGAGCCCCGGGACCCCGTGCTCACCGGCACCTCCGTCCGGGACGACCTCGTCATGCTCCTGGAGATGCTGCGGCAGCGCGGCCTCGCCAAGCGCTCCTCCGCCCTGCTCCACAACGTGTTCTCGCAGATGCAGGCCTATCCCAAGCTGTGGGAGGCCTACCAGAACACCGTCATCGAGCCGCGCCGCCGCCTCGGCCTCGACACGGTGCGGCGCGGCATGGAGCTGGGGGAGATCCGCGACGACCTCGACGTCGAGTTCGTCAACGACCTCTTCACCGGCCCGCTGCTCCTCCGTACCGTCATCCGGCCCGGCGCAGACCTGGAGCCCGGTCTCGCCGAGCAGGTCGTCGACGCCGTCATGGAGGGCCTGCGCCCCCGGCCCTGA
- a CDS encoding MFS transporter: MSQPSTAPARPAGPRVPEAVHRRRWAVLGVLMLSLLIVVLDNSILNVAVKTIAAPAPTGIGATQSELEWSINSYTLVFAGLLFTSGLLGDRLGRKKVLLFGITVFGIGSALAALSGSPGELIAYRAVMGLGAAFVMPATLAVLMNVFERDEQPKAIGIWAGSVGLAIAIGPITGGILLEHFWWGSIFLVNVPVVLLALALMLWLVPDSRDPNPGRVDIPGVLLSVVGLVLLVYGIIRGGELASFTDVTVLAPVLGGLAVLVVFVLHERRSDHPAIDMSYFKKPAFSAAVAAIALVFFALMGVTFFSAFYLQSVRGYSALESGLLILPLAVAQMVFAPRARLVVERFGARAVCTAGMLLVALGLAAFAFFEADTPVWVLEVVFFLQGAGMAHIMPPVTVSIMQALPREKAGSGSAVNNTFRQVGGALGVAVLGSVLSSTYRGEIEGHLGAVPAALRDTAGESVEATLAVAARLGPAGKDLVAPAYTAFLDAMHVTALASAVIGVVGAVVVALFLPGRAPTGAPGQGATTPNQTPATTPTS, from the coding sequence ATGTCACAGCCGTCCACCGCACCCGCCAGGCCCGCCGGGCCCCGCGTCCCCGAGGCCGTCCACCGGCGCCGCTGGGCCGTCCTCGGCGTCCTCATGCTCAGCCTGCTCATCGTCGTCCTCGACAACTCGATCCTGAACGTCGCCGTCAAGACGATCGCGGCCCCCGCGCCCACCGGCATCGGCGCCACCCAGAGCGAGCTGGAGTGGTCCATCAACTCCTACACGCTCGTCTTCGCCGGACTCCTCTTCACCTCCGGCCTCCTCGGCGACCGCCTCGGCCGCAAGAAGGTCCTGCTCTTCGGCATCACCGTCTTCGGCATCGGCTCCGCCCTCGCCGCCCTCTCCGGCTCCCCGGGCGAACTCATCGCCTACCGGGCCGTCATGGGCCTCGGCGCCGCCTTCGTCATGCCCGCGACGCTCGCCGTCCTCATGAACGTCTTCGAGCGCGACGAGCAGCCCAAGGCCATCGGCATCTGGGCCGGCAGCGTCGGCCTCGCCATCGCCATCGGCCCCATCACCGGCGGCATCCTCCTCGAACACTTCTGGTGGGGATCGATCTTCCTCGTCAACGTGCCCGTGGTGCTCCTCGCCCTCGCCCTGATGCTGTGGCTCGTCCCCGACTCCCGCGACCCGAACCCCGGCCGCGTCGACATACCCGGCGTGCTGCTCTCCGTCGTCGGACTCGTCCTCCTCGTGTACGGGATCATCCGCGGCGGCGAACTGGCGAGCTTCACCGACGTCACCGTCCTCGCGCCAGTCCTCGGCGGCCTCGCGGTCCTCGTCGTCTTCGTCCTCCACGAGCGGCGCAGCGACCACCCGGCCATCGACATGTCGTACTTCAAGAAGCCCGCGTTCTCGGCGGCCGTCGCCGCGATCGCCCTCGTCTTCTTCGCCCTCATGGGCGTCACCTTCTTCTCCGCCTTCTACCTGCAGAGCGTCCGCGGCTACAGCGCGCTGGAGTCCGGGCTGCTCATCCTGCCGCTCGCCGTCGCGCAGATGGTCTTCGCGCCCCGGGCCCGGCTCGTCGTCGAACGCTTCGGCGCGCGGGCGGTCTGCACCGCCGGCATGCTGCTCGTCGCCCTCGGCCTGGCCGCCTTCGCCTTCTTCGAGGCCGACACGCCCGTCTGGGTCCTGGAGGTCGTCTTCTTCCTCCAGGGCGCGGGCATGGCGCACATCATGCCGCCGGTCACGGTCTCGATCATGCAGGCGCTGCCCCGCGAGAAGGCGGGCTCCGGCTCCGCCGTCAACAACACCTTCCGGCAGGTCGGCGGCGCGCTGGGCGTGGCCGTCCTCGGCTCGGTGCTCTCCTCCACGTACCGGGGCGAGATCGAGGGACACCTCGGTGCCGTCCCGGCGGCCCTGCGCGACACGGCGGGCGAGTCCGTCGAGGCGACGCTCGCGGTCGCGGCGAGGCTCGGCCCGGCGGGCAAGGACCTGGTCGCGCCCGCGTACACGGCCTTCCTGGACGCGATGCACGTCACGGCGCTGGCCTCGGCGGTGATCGGTGTGGTGGGCGCGGTGGTGGTGGCGCTGTTCCTTCCGGGCCGGGCGCCGACGGGGGCTCCGGGCCAGGGCGCGACCACCCCGAACCAGACCCCGGCCACAACCCCAACCAGCTGA
- the panB gene encoding 3-methyl-2-oxobutanoate hydroxymethyltransferase produces the protein MTLQAAQKKPTDSSKALYGGKGTRRITVHDIAAAKVRGEKWPMLTAYDAMTASVFDEAGIPVILVGDSMGNCHLGYDTTVPVTMDEMTLLSAAVVRGTKRALVVGDLPFGSYQEGPVQALRNATRLVKDAGVGAIKLEGGERSLPQTELLVQAGIPVMSHLGLTPQSVNTMGYRVQGRSDEAAHRLLSDAKAAQDAGAFAVVLELVPAELAAEVTRSLHIPTIGIGAGAGTDAQVLVWTDMAGLTGGKVPRFTKQYANLRETLGDAARAFAEDVSGGAFPAEEHTFH, from the coding sequence ATGACGCTTCAGGCTGCCCAGAAAAAGCCCACCGACAGCAGCAAGGCGCTGTACGGAGGGAAGGGCACGCGCCGCATCACCGTCCACGACATCGCCGCCGCCAAGGTCCGCGGCGAGAAGTGGCCCATGCTCACCGCCTACGACGCGATGACCGCCTCCGTCTTCGACGAGGCAGGCATCCCGGTGATCCTCGTCGGCGACTCGATGGGCAACTGTCACCTCGGCTACGACACCACCGTGCCCGTCACGATGGACGAGATGACGCTGCTCTCCGCCGCCGTCGTCCGGGGCACCAAGCGCGCCCTCGTCGTCGGCGACCTGCCGTTCGGCTCGTACCAGGAGGGGCCCGTCCAGGCCCTGCGCAACGCCACCCGGCTCGTCAAGGACGCGGGCGTCGGCGCGATCAAGCTGGAGGGCGGCGAGCGCTCGCTGCCGCAGACCGAGCTGCTCGTCCAGGCCGGCATCCCCGTCATGTCCCACCTGGGCCTGACCCCGCAGTCCGTCAACACCATGGGCTACCGGGTCCAGGGCCGCAGCGACGAGGCCGCCCACCGGCTGCTCAGCGACGCCAAGGCGGCGCAGGACGCGGGCGCCTTCGCCGTCGTCCTGGAGCTCGTCCCGGCCGAGCTGGCCGCCGAGGTCACCCGCTCCCTGCACATCCCGACCATCGGCATCGGTGCCGGCGCCGGCACCGACGCGCAGGTCCTCGTCTGGACCGACATGGCCGGCCTGACCGGCGGCAAGGTGCCGCGCTTCACCAAGCAGTACGCCAACCTCCGCGAGACGCTCGGCGACGCCGCCCGCGCCTTCGCCGAGGACGTCAGCGGCGGGGCGTTCCCCGCCGAGGAGCACACCTTCCACTAG
- a CDS encoding ATP-binding cassette domain-containing protein — MVDMTRSHTNAVEVRGLVKHFGATRALDGVDLDVREGTVLGVLGPNGAGKTTLVRCLSTLLVPDAGTATVAGYDVVKHPRQLRRTIGLTGQYASVDEKLSGWENLYMIGRLLDLSRKDSRARADEMLERFSLTEAAKRPAMNYSGGMRRRLDLAASMIGQPAVLYLDEPTTGLDPRTRNEVWDEVQRMVSEGATVLLTTQYMEEAEQLASELTVIDKGKVIAKGGVDELKAKVGGRTLKVRPVDPAQLPAMAAALRETGLDGVAGSTVVPDEGVLYVPILTDEQLTAVVGLLGARGFGIAHIGTHLPSLDEVFLAITGQKTADAELSDAINEEVAA, encoded by the coding sequence ATGGTGGACATGACGCGATCACACACCAACGCCGTCGAGGTCCGGGGCCTCGTGAAGCACTTCGGCGCCACCAGGGCCCTCGACGGGGTCGACCTGGACGTCCGGGAGGGCACCGTCCTCGGGGTCCTCGGGCCCAACGGCGCCGGGAAGACCACCCTCGTCCGCTGCCTGTCCACCCTCCTCGTCCCGGACGCCGGGACCGCCACCGTCGCCGGCTACGACGTGGTGAAGCACCCCCGCCAGCTGCGCCGCACCATCGGCCTCACCGGCCAGTACGCCTCGGTCGACGAGAAGCTGTCCGGCTGGGAGAACCTGTACATGATCGGGCGGCTGCTCGACCTCTCCCGCAAGGACTCCCGCGCCCGCGCCGACGAGATGCTGGAGCGCTTCTCCCTCACCGAGGCCGCCAAGCGCCCGGCGATGAACTACTCCGGCGGCATGCGGCGCCGCCTCGACCTCGCCGCCTCGATGATCGGGCAGCCCGCCGTCCTCTACCTGGACGAGCCGACCACCGGCCTCGACCCCCGCACCCGCAACGAGGTGTGGGACGAGGTCCAGCGGATGGTCTCCGAGGGCGCGACCGTCCTCCTCACCACCCAGTACATGGAGGAGGCGGAGCAGCTCGCGAGCGAGCTGACCGTCATCGACAAGGGCAAGGTCATCGCCAAGGGCGGCGTCGACGAGCTCAAGGCCAAGGTCGGCGGCCGGACCCTCAAGGTCCGCCCCGTGGACCCGGCGCAGCTGCCCGCCATGGCCGCCGCGCTCCGCGAGACCGGCCTCGACGGGGTCGCCGGCTCGACCGTCGTCCCCGACGAGGGCGTGCTGTACGTGCCGATCCTCACCGACGAGCAGCTGACGGCCGTCGTGGGCCTGCTCGGCGCGCGCGGCTTCGGCATCGCCCACATCGGCACCCATCTGCCCAGCCTGGACGAGGTGTTCCTCGCGATCACCGGCCAGAAGACCGCCGACGCCGAGCTTTCCGACGCGATCAACGAGGAGGTCGCCGCGTGA
- a CDS encoding ABC transporter permease: protein MSTTTVTKSPAQTGGSRPAAAPAAEGRIGLRANLRHIGALARRNALQIKQDPESMFDAVLMPIIFILLFVYVFGGAIAGKGHNDVYVNYVTPGLMAMMGMNIAMGVGTGINDDFKKGVMDRFRTMPIARSSVLIAKIVVEVGRMLIATAILLGMGFLLGLTIHTSVLHLFAAIGLSMVFGAALMWIFILLGLTMKTAQAVQGVAMLVLMPLQFGSSIFAPPTTMPGWLQTFTDYNPLSNLADAARRLINGGPVAHSVWMTLGWSVVITVITAPLAVAKFRKKT from the coding sequence GTGAGCACGACCACTGTCACCAAGTCCCCCGCGCAGACAGGCGGTTCCCGCCCGGCCGCCGCGCCCGCCGCGGAGGGCCGGATCGGCCTGCGGGCCAACCTGCGCCACATCGGCGCCCTGGCCCGGCGCAACGCCCTGCAGATCAAGCAGGACCCGGAGTCGATGTTCGACGCCGTCCTGATGCCGATCATCTTCATCCTGCTGTTCGTGTACGTCTTCGGCGGCGCGATCGCGGGCAAGGGCCACAACGACGTCTACGTGAACTACGTGACGCCCGGCCTGATGGCCATGATGGGCATGAACATCGCGATGGGCGTCGGCACCGGCATCAACGACGACTTCAAGAAGGGCGTCATGGACCGGTTCCGGACCATGCCGATCGCCCGCTCCTCGGTCCTCATCGCGAAGATCGTCGTCGAGGTGGGCCGGATGCTCATCGCCACCGCGATCCTGCTCGGCATGGGCTTCCTGCTCGGCCTGACGATCCACACCTCGGTCCTGCACCTCTTCGCCGCGATCGGCCTGTCGATGGTCTTCGGCGCCGCCCTGATGTGGATCTTCATCCTGCTCGGCCTCACCATGAAGACGGCCCAGGCCGTCCAGGGCGTGGCCATGCTCGTCCTGATGCCGCTCCAGTTCGGCTCCTCGATCTTCGCCCCGCCGACGACGATGCCCGGCTGGCTGCAGACCTTCACCGACTACAACCCGCTGTCCAACCTCGCCGACGCCGCCCGCCGCCTCATCAACGGCGGCCCGGTCGCCCACTCGGTGTGGATGACCCTCGGCTGGTCGGTCGTCATCACGGTGATCACGGCACCGCTCGCGGTCGCCAAGTTCCGCAAGAAGACCTGA